One Sanguibacter keddieii DSM 10542 genomic window carries:
- a CDS encoding SMP-30/gluconolactonase/LRE family protein yields MRQAEQITDPIAYHGEGPVWSPSWGGLRWVDMLAGDLLTLRSDGSVDRLHVGDVAAFARPRSNGGYVVAVERGIALADGPDDVPTPLEPLWDDPSVRMNEGGCDPHGNLYAGGMAYDQRPGGAGLYRITPEGDVSVVLAQVTVSNGLDFSPEGDLAYYNDTATGTTDVFDVVDGELTGRRVFHSSDGTHADGLTVDSVGNVWVALNGAGRVRCYSPRGTVLEEIEVPVRLVTAVTLGGPDLTDLYITTSKENLDDPEPEAGALFRTTVDVPGKPVLPYRG; encoded by the coding sequence GTGCGCCAGGCAGAGCAGATCACCGACCCGATCGCCTACCACGGGGAGGGCCCCGTCTGGTCGCCGTCCTGGGGTGGCCTGCGCTGGGTGGACATGCTCGCGGGCGACCTCCTGACGCTGCGCTCCGACGGCTCCGTGGACCGGCTCCACGTCGGCGACGTCGCCGCCTTCGCCCGTCCGCGGTCCAACGGCGGCTACGTGGTGGCCGTCGAGCGCGGCATCGCGCTGGCCGACGGCCCGGACGACGTCCCGACGCCCCTCGAGCCGCTGTGGGACGACCCCAGCGTCCGCATGAACGAGGGCGGCTGCGACCCGCACGGGAACCTGTACGCCGGCGGCATGGCCTACGACCAGCGCCCGGGAGGCGCGGGGCTCTACCGGATCACGCCCGAGGGCGACGTGTCGGTGGTCCTCGCCCAGGTGACGGTGTCGAACGGCCTCGACTTCTCCCCCGAGGGCGACCTCGCCTACTACAACGACACCGCGACCGGCACGACGGACGTCTTCGACGTGGTCGACGGCGAGCTCACGGGACGGCGCGTCTTCCACAGCTCTGACGGCACCCACGCCGACGGCCTGACCGTCGACTCGGTGGGCAACGTCTGGGTCGCGCTCAACGGCGCGGGCCGCGTCCGCTGCTACTCACCCCGCGGCACGGTCCTCGAGGAGATCGAGGTCCCCGTGCGCCTCGTGACGGCGGTGACGCTCGGCGGCCCCGACCTCACCGACCTGTACATCACCACGTCGAAGGAGAACCTCGACGACCCCGAGCCCGAGGCGGGCGCGCTCTTCCGCACGACGGTCGACGTCCCGGGCAAGCCGGTCCTGCCGTACCGGGGCTGA
- a CDS encoding pyridoxamine 5'-phosphate oxidase family protein, which translates to MNDTSPTSDAQKITSLLKDFRFGMFTTLDSGKPVARPFTIQEVEPGGDLWFLVSKRSSAVQQLAADSRAGVALSSNDSWVSLTGTAEVVHSQERVDKYWSPVVEAWFPDGKEDPEITVLKFSADGGEYWDTPGSRVATALAFVKAKVTGEPLEGDTGKVDL; encoded by the coding sequence ATGAACGACACCTCACCCACCTCTGACGCCCAGAAGATCACGTCGCTGCTGAAGGACTTCCGCTTCGGCATGTTCACGACGCTCGACTCTGGGAAGCCTGTCGCGCGTCCCTTCACGATCCAGGAGGTCGAGCCCGGTGGAGACCTGTGGTTCCTGGTGTCGAAGCGGTCGTCGGCCGTCCAGCAGCTCGCTGCCGACTCTCGGGCTGGGGTGGCGCTCAGCTCGAACGACAGCTGGGTGTCGCTCACCGGGACCGCCGAGGTGGTCCACTCGCAGGAGCGTGTCGACAAGTACTGGAGCCCCGTGGTCGAGGCCTGGTTCCCCGACGGCAAGGAAGACCCGGAGATCACCGTGCTGAAGTTCTCGGCCGACGGCGGCGAGTACTGGGACACCCCGGGCAGCCGGGTCGCCACGGCCCTCGCCTTCGTCAAGGCGAAGGTCACCGGAGAGCCCCTCGAGGGCGACACGGGGAAG